In one Candidatus Nitronereus thalassa genomic region, the following are encoded:
- a CDS encoding M48 family metallopeptidase, with translation MRAPGTARDQIIFISEEKEIALGVSAFRDVLKHARLNANPEINAMVNRVGRRIAAVANKPEYHWEFAVIQDDEQINAFALPGGKVAVFTGILKHTKTEAGLATVMAHEVAHALQRHGAERMSRGILEQIAQVGAIAGAASGTVDPQLALGAMSAYGVGVTLPHNRRQESEADFIGLKLMAQAGYDPREAIGFWERMSGCPKQMIGRFCFRSQSAIPEFLSTHPSDVTRIKQIEAWIEDALQYYQPQGSEEVVPGKKATLPQTLSLAY, from the coding sequence GTGAGAGCTCCTGGAACCGCACGAGACCAAATTATCTTTATCTCGGAAGAAAAAGAAATTGCCTTGGGCGTCAGCGCATTTCGGGATGTTCTCAAGCATGCGCGCTTGAATGCCAATCCAGAAATTAACGCGATGGTAAATCGTGTTGGCCGGCGTATCGCGGCCGTGGCGAACAAACCCGAATATCATTGGGAATTTGCCGTGATTCAAGATGATGAGCAAATAAATGCGTTTGCGCTTCCAGGCGGTAAGGTGGCCGTCTTTACAGGAATTTTAAAACATACGAAAACCGAAGCCGGATTAGCGACGGTGATGGCTCACGAAGTTGCCCATGCCCTTCAGCGTCATGGGGCGGAGAGGATGAGTCGAGGTATTCTTGAACAAATTGCCCAGGTAGGAGCCATTGCAGGAGCGGCATCAGGAACGGTGGATCCCCAATTGGCTTTGGGCGCCATGAGTGCCTATGGCGTGGGCGTAACGCTTCCTCATAATCGCCGACAGGAATCCGAAGCCGACTTTATCGGTCTGAAACTCATGGCCCAGGCAGGCTATGATCCACGGGAAGCCATTGGCTTTTGGGAACGTATGAGTGGGTGTCCTAAACAAATGATTGGTCGCTTTTGTTTCCGTTCCCAATCTGCGATCCCCGAGTTTCTTTCTACCCACCCCTCCGACGTCACTCGGATCAAACAAATCGAAGCCTGGATTGAAGATGCCTTGCAGTATTACCAGCCACAAGGGTCTGAAGAAGTCGTTCCAGGGAAAAAAGCCACTTTGCCCCAAACCCTTTCCTTGGCTTACTGA